Proteins co-encoded in one Pseudomonas fluorescens genomic window:
- the cbiE gene encoding precorrin-6y C5,15-methyltransferase (decarboxylating) subunit CbiE, which produces MSPWLTVVGIGEDGFKGLGKNARRALMGASRIIGGQRQLDLLPVCIRGERQLWPSPFSLAPVLERRGEAMCVLASGDPMFYGVGASLARQVPGAEMLVLPAPSSCSLAAARLGWPLQEVVIVSLVARPLAALNAQLSSGVRLLLLSNDGQSPAAVAASLRERGFGASRLSVLEHLGGNAERRIDGTANDWNDPLIADLNVIAIECLADPQTPRLSRLAGLPDSAFQHDGQLTKRDVRAITLARLAPTPGELLWDVGAGSGSIGIEWMRAHPSCRALAIEADDGRQQLIEHNRDALGVPGLQLIRGSAPQALVGLERPDAIFIGGGVTREGVLDTCWEQLKPGGRLVANAVTLQSEMTLMSWRERHGGELTRIHIAQAQPLGEFDTWRQALPITLLDLVKPLDA; this is translated from the coding sequence AATCGGTGAAGACGGCTTCAAGGGCCTGGGCAAGAATGCCCGGCGCGCCCTGATGGGCGCTTCGCGGATCATCGGCGGTCAGCGTCAGCTGGATCTGTTGCCGGTGTGCATCCGTGGCGAGCGTCAGTTGTGGCCGAGCCCGTTTTCCCTGGCCCCGGTGCTCGAGCGTCGCGGCGAAGCGATGTGCGTGCTGGCCAGCGGTGATCCGATGTTCTACGGCGTTGGCGCGAGTCTGGCGCGGCAGGTGCCGGGGGCCGAGATGCTGGTTCTGCCGGCGCCGTCTTCGTGCTCGCTGGCGGCTGCCCGACTGGGCTGGCCGTTGCAGGAGGTGGTGATCGTGTCCTTGGTGGCACGACCGTTGGCCGCCCTGAATGCACAGTTGTCCAGCGGCGTGCGCCTGTTGCTGCTGAGCAATGACGGTCAGAGCCCGGCCGCCGTTGCGGCATCGCTGCGCGAGCGTGGATTCGGCGCCAGTCGCCTGAGTGTTCTGGAACATCTGGGCGGCAACGCCGAGCGCCGGATCGACGGCACCGCCAACGACTGGAACGACCCGCTCATTGCCGACCTCAACGTGATCGCCATCGAATGCCTGGCCGATCCGCAGACACCACGCCTGTCCCGCCTCGCCGGTCTGCCGGACTCGGCCTTCCAGCATGACGGCCAACTGACCAAACGCGACGTGCGCGCGATCACCCTCGCCCGCCTCGCCCCGACACCGGGCGAACTGCTGTGGGACGTCGGCGCCGGCAGCGGCTCGATCGGTATCGAGTGGATGCGTGCTCATCCAAGTTGCCGCGCGCTGGCCATCGAGGCCGATGACGGCCGACAGCAGTTGATCGAACACAACCGCGACGCCTTGGGTGTTCCCGGCCTGCAACTGATTCGCGGCAGCGCACCACAGGCCCTTGTCGGGCTGGAACGTCCGGACGCCATTTTCATCGGCGGCGGCGTGACCCGCGAAGGCGTGCTCGACACCTGCTGGGAGCAACTCAAACCCGGTGGCCGGCTGGTCGCCAACGCCGTGACCCTGCAAAGCGAAATGACCTTGATGAGCTGGCGCGAACGCCATGGCGGCGAGCTGACCCGCATCCACATCGCCCAGGCGCAACCGCTGGGCGAGTTCGACACCTGGCGCCAGGCGTTGCCGATCACCCTGCTCGATCTGGTCAAACCCCTCGATGCGTGA
- a CDS encoding cobalt-precorrin-6A reductase, which yields MKRILLLGGVTEALAIARTLGPEHIYSLAGVGRVPTDLTCQVRVGGYGGAEGLAQFIRDEGIDLLLDATHPYAAQISRNAATAAKLTDIPCWALRRPAWQPQPGDDWREVADWAELITALEPFRRPLFTLGREPLQHLDEIPAHQFWTLRALDVYPGNERCEVIGARGPFLLEDERALFERRQIDVLISKNSGSTATEPKLDVARELGVPVMVLKRPVLAGVDREFKCTSEVLEALSTSDNS from the coding sequence ATGAAACGGATTTTGTTGCTCGGCGGTGTGACTGAAGCGCTAGCCATCGCGCGCACGTTGGGGCCGGAACACATTTACAGCCTGGCGGGCGTCGGCCGGGTCCCGACCGATCTGACATGTCAGGTGCGCGTCGGCGGCTACGGTGGCGCCGAAGGTCTGGCGCAGTTCATTCGCGACGAGGGCATCGATCTGCTGCTCGACGCGACCCATCCCTACGCCGCACAAATCAGCCGGAACGCCGCCACCGCTGCAAAACTCACCGACATCCCCTGCTGGGCCCTGCGCCGCCCGGCGTGGCAACCGCAACCGGGCGATGACTGGCGCGAAGTCGCCGACTGGGCCGAACTGATCACCGCCCTCGAACCCTTCCGTCGCCCCCTGTTCACCCTTGGCCGCGAACCGCTGCAACACCTCGATGAAATCCCCGCGCACCAGTTCTGGACCCTGCGCGCCCTCGACGTCTACCCCGGCAACGAACGCTGCGAAGTCATCGGCGCCCGTGGCCCCTTTCTGCTGGAAGATGAGCGAGCACTGTTCGAACGGCGGCAGATCGACGTGCTGATCAGCAAGAACAGCGGCAGCACCGCGACCGAGCCGAAACTGGACGTGGCGCGGGAGCTTGGGGTACCGGTGATGGTGTTGAAGCGGCCGGTGTTGGCGGGGGTTGATCGGGAGTTCAAGTGTACGTCTGAAGTCCTGGAAGCCCTCTCTACGTCAGATAATTCCTGA
- a CDS encoding cobalt-precorrin-5B (C(1))-methyltransferase, whose translation MRDETAEQPAPLRSGLTTGSCATATSLAAARLLLGGAVADAVQIVLPKGKQVQMRLEFCRLTDDGAEAGTIKDAGDDPDVTHGALLYSRVQLIDEPGIRFIAGKGVGTVTRPGLVLAVGEPAINPVPRKMISDHLTLLAEETGYNGGFEVTVNVEGGEALALKTMNPRLGILGGLSILGTSGIVRPFSCAAYIASIHQGIDVAKTNGYLHIAACTGNASEDTMRRVYNLPEIALIEMGDFVGAVLKHLRKVPVDKLSLCGGFGKISKLAAGHMDLHSRHSSIDLPQLAEWAAAIGADDTLQQAIRGANTSQQALAMASAAGVALGDEVCRHALEFARSVVPAQVQVEVFAIDRQGGIVGHAGAFT comes from the coding sequence ATGCGTGACGAAACCGCCGAACAACCCGCGCCCCTGCGCAGCGGCCTGACCACCGGCAGCTGCGCCACGGCCACCAGCCTTGCTGCCGCCCGCCTGCTGCTCGGCGGAGCGGTGGCGGACGCCGTGCAGATCGTGTTGCCCAAGGGCAAGCAGGTGCAGATGCGTCTGGAGTTCTGCCGGCTGACCGATGACGGCGCGGAAGCCGGGACGATCAAAGATGCGGGCGATGATCCGGACGTGACTCACGGCGCCCTGCTCTACTCCCGTGTGCAACTGATCGACGAGCCGGGAATTCGCTTCATCGCCGGTAAAGGTGTCGGCACCGTCACCCGCCCGGGACTGGTGCTGGCCGTCGGCGAACCGGCGATCAACCCGGTGCCGCGCAAGATGATCAGCGATCACCTGACGCTGCTCGCCGAAGAAACCGGCTATAACGGCGGTTTCGAAGTGACGGTCAACGTCGAGGGCGGCGAAGCCCTGGCGCTGAAAACCATGAACCCGCGCCTGGGGATTCTCGGCGGGCTGTCGATCCTCGGCACCAGCGGCATCGTCCGGCCGTTTTCCTGCGCGGCGTACATCGCCTCGATCCATCAAGGCATCGACGTGGCGAAAACCAACGGCTACCTGCACATCGCCGCCTGCACCGGCAACGCCAGCGAAGACACCATGCGCCGGGTCTACAACCTGCCGGAAATCGCCCTGATCGAAATGGGCGACTTCGTCGGCGCCGTGCTCAAGCACCTGCGCAAAGTGCCTGTGGATAAACTCAGCCTGTGCGGCGGCTTCGGCAAGATCAGCAAACTGGCAGCCGGGCACATGGACCTGCACTCGCGCCACTCGAGCATCGACCTGCCGCAACTGGCCGAGTGGGCGGCGGCGATTGGCGCCGACGACACCTTGCAGCAAGCCATACGCGGGGCGAACACCAGTCAGCAGGCATTGGCGATGGCCAGTGCGGCGGGTGTTGCCCTTGGCGATGAAGTTTGCCGCCATGCTCTGGAATTCGCCCGCAGCGTGGTGCCGGCTCAGGTGCAGGTCGAGGTGTTTGCGATTGATCGTCAGGGCGGCATCGTTGGCCATGCGGGGGCTTTTACATGA
- a CDS encoding type II toxin-antitoxin system RelE/ParE family toxin: MIEFERSPAFADWLDSMKDTNGKARIIARIRGAEHGNMGDCEFVGSAVYEMRVHYGPGYRMYFTRKGNVIYLLLLGGDKSTQKRDIKRAIRMAQSIGNEE; the protein is encoded by the coding sequence ATGATCGAATTTGAACGATCCCCTGCATTTGCCGATTGGCTCGACTCGATGAAAGACACCAACGGCAAAGCTCGCATCATCGCCAGAATTCGAGGTGCAGAGCATGGAAATATGGGTGATTGCGAGTTCGTTGGCAGTGCCGTTTATGAAATGCGCGTTCATTACGGTCCCGGCTACAGGATGTACTTCACACGTAAAGGTAACGTGATTTATCTGCTACTGCTGGGGGGCGACAAGTCGACACAAAAACGAGATATCAAACGCGCCATCCGGATGGCGCAAAGCATCGGTAATGAGGAGTAA
- a CDS encoding addiction module antidote protein, translating to MTEKFTRFDAAEFLKTPEEMAAYLDACFDEDAGDGVLIRAALNDIARAQGMTQVARDAGLGRESLYKALSSTGNPEFATIMKVMKALGLRLHAVAG from the coding sequence ATGACCGAAAAATTCACCCGCTTCGACGCTGCAGAGTTTCTTAAAACGCCGGAGGAAATGGCGGCTTACCTGGACGCCTGTTTTGACGAAGATGCTGGCGATGGCGTTCTCATCCGTGCAGCGCTTAATGACATTGCCCGCGCCCAAGGCATGACTCAGGTTGCGCGGGATGCAGGTCTGGGTCGTGAAAGCCTTTATAAAGCGCTGAGCAGCACTGGAAATCCGGAATTCGCGACTATCATGAAAGTCATGAAGGCGCTGGGTTTGCGGTTGCATGCCGTAGCAGGCTGA